From a single Miscanthus floridulus cultivar M001 chromosome 8, ASM1932011v1, whole genome shotgun sequence genomic region:
- the LOC136469687 gene encoding uncharacterized protein, with product MTAMGYTGEAGPTEAAQRRLPPGAAQASRRRVPLAPQPRASPTRPRHRCPRPIRRAPLRPPVPPSDATYAVRAPFAIRRPLSRRPRRARPRLAVLASPRRPRLAAPSPPRRPRARLCSTRR from the coding sequence ATGACCGCGATGGGCTACACCGGTGAGGCAGGCCCCACGGAAGCTGCACAAAGGCGCCTCCCACCTGGCGCCGCCCAGGCGTCGCGGCGTCGCGTTCCGCTCGCCCCGCAGCCTCGCGCCTCGCCCACCCGCCCTCGCCATCGTTGCCCCCGCCCGATCCGGCGTGCCCCGCTACGTCCGCCCGTTCCGCCGTCAGACGCGACGTACGCCGTCCGCGCGCCGTTCGCCATCCGCCGGCCCTTGAGTCGCCGTCCTCGCCGCGCTCGTCCTCGCCTCGCCGTCCTCGCCTCGCCGCGCCGTCCTCGCCTCGCCGCGCCGTCCCCGCCTCGTCGTCCTCGCGCGCGCCTCTGCTCCACGCGCCGGTGA
- the LOC136473170 gene encoding patatin-like protein 2, producing the protein MAPVYAGELGTNGSGSGSGSGLTMNPVARRALSRGASTLGTPKSPPPAYGSIVTVLSIDGGGVRGIIPGTILGFLEEKLQELDGQDARLADYFDVIAGTSTGGLVTAMLTAPNKDGRPLFAAKDINNFYLEHCPKIFPSGSGGPLGLFKSMAGPKYDGKYLHSIVRDLLGETRVSQALQNIVIPTFDIKLLQPTVFSRYDAMSDVSKDALLSDVCISTSAAPTYLPGHQFETTDKDGKPRAFNLIDGGVAANNPTLLAMTHVSKQILLGNQDFFTIKPADYGKFMVLSLGTGSAKVEEKFDAVQCSKWGILGWLYNKGATPIIDSFSQASSDLVDIHASVLFQALHCSKSYLRIQDDELKGETASVDVSTRENLNRLVDVGKALLKKPVCKVNIETGKNEPDGHRGTNEQELIHFAQMLVDERRARLQKKGNSTL; encoded by the exons ATGGCGCCGGTGTATGCTGGGGAGCTCGGCACCAACgggtccggctccggctccggctccggcctgACGATGAACCCGGTGGCGCGGCGGGCGCTCAGCCGCGGCGCGTCAACGCTGGGCACGCCCAAGTCCCCGCCGCCGGCCTACGGGAGCATCGTGACCGTGCTGAGCATCGACGGTGGCGGCGTGCGCGGGATCATCCCGGGCACCATCCTCGGCTTCCTCGAGGAAAAGCTGCAG GAGCTTGACGGACAGGACGCGAGGCTCGCGGACTACTTCGATGTGATCGCCGGGACGAGCACCGGCGGGCTGGTGACCGCCATGCTCACGGCGCCGAATAAGGACGGCCGTCCGCTATTTGCTGCCAAGGACATCAACAACTTCTACCTCGAGCACTGCCCCAAGATCTTCCCATCCGGCAG CGGCGGTCCTCTTGGACTGTTCAAGAGCATGGCAGGGCCCAAGTACGACggcaagtacctccactccatcgTCCGGGACCTCCTCGGCGAGACGAGGGTCAGCCAGGCGCTCCAGAACATCGTCATCCCCACCTTCGACATCAAGCTCCTCCAGCCCACTGTCTTCTCCAGATACGAT GCCATGAGCGATGTCTCCAAGGACGCTCTGCTCTCCGACGTGTGCATCAGTACGTCCGCCGCGCCGACATATCTCCCAGGACACCAGTTCGAGACGACAGACAAGGACGGCAAGCCCCGGGCCTTCAACCTCATCGACGGAGGCGTCGCAGCAAACAACCCG ACGCTGCTGGCGATGACGCACGTGAGCAAGCAGATCCTGCTGGGCAACCAGGACTTCTTCACGATCAAGCCCGCGGACTACGGCAAGTTCATGGTGCTGTCCCTGGGCACGGGGTCCGCCAAGGTGGAGGAGAAGTTCGACGCCGTGCAGTGCAGCAAGTGGGGAATCCTGGGGTGGCTCTACAACAAGGGCGCCACGCCCATCATCGACAGCTTCAGCCAGGCCAGCTCCGATCTCGTCGACATCCACGCCTCCGTGCTCTTCCAGGCGCTGCACTGCAGCAAGAGCTACCTCCGCATCCAGGACGACGAGCTCAAGGGCGAGACGGCGTCCGTCGACGTGTCTACTAGGGAGAACCTGAACCGCCTCGTCGACGTCGGCAAGGCGCTGCTGAAGAAGCCGGTGTGCAAGGTGAACATTGAGACCGGCAAGAACGAGCCGGACGGGCATAGGGGCACCAATGAGCAGGAGCTGATCCATTTCGCCCAAATGCTCGTAGATGAGCGACGGGCAAGGCTTCAGAAGAAAGGCAACAGCACACTGTAA